The stretch of DNA TCGATGAACATCATCACCAGGACCAGGAGCACCGTCACGATGGACCGGTAGACGAGCAACAGCATCACGAAGATGACGCCCATGGTGATGGCGGTGATCAGCTTGACGCTCTTATCGCCGGCGTGGTGCTGGTCGTTCGAGAGCGGCGTAGGGCCGGTGACGTAAACCTTGACTCCCGGCGGCGGGGACGACTGGTCGATGGTCGTCCGCACGGCCTGGACGGACTCGTTCGCCAGGGTTTCACCCTGGTTGCCTGCCAGGTACACCTGGACGTTGGCGGCCTTTCCGTCGGCGCTCTGCGCGCCCGTTGCGGTCAGCGGATCGCCCCAGAAGTCCTGAACGTGCTGAACGTGCTTGGTGTCGGCCTCGAGTTTCTTGATCAGGCCGTCGTAGTACTTATGCGCGGCGTCGCCGAGCGGCTGCTCGCCCTCCAGGACGATCATCGCCGAGCTGTTGGAATTGAACTCCTGGAAATCGTGACCGATTCGCTGCATCGCCTGCATCGACGGCGCGTCCTTCGGAGCGAACGAGACCGCGTGCGCCTCGCCGACGACTTCCAGCTGCGGCACGATGACGTTGACGATCACCACGAGCGCGATCCAGCCCAAGAAGATCGGCACACAGAACAGTCGGATGAATCGGGGGATCATCGGGTGCGCACCCACGTGCGTATTGCTCATGCGGTCACCTCGCAGGCTCGGTGACCGCATTCTGTGCCGATGATTCGCTCGCAAGCTTCGCTCATGCGGACTTCACCAAGCAGAAGGTCTGGGCGTTCACGCCGTTGGTCGTCCTCTCGTCCTTGACAACGCCGTCGACGGTGATGCGGCAACTGATGGTGCCGCCGTCGCTCTGCGCGATGATGTTGGGGCTGGCTGCCGGGGCGGTGGTCGTCAGGGTCAGCTCCCAGGGCAACGGCGCATTCAGGGCCTTCTGCGGTTGCGCGTCCAGATCGAGATAGTTGATCGTGGCGACCGACCCGGTGCCGAAGATCTCGTATTTCACGACCTTGGGATTGAACGGCTCGGGGTCGTTGACCAAACCCGCGCCCGGCTTGGTCAGCACCGTGTGGCCGAAGAATCCGCGGAAACGGCCAACCACGAACACCGCGATCATGACCACCAGCAGGATGACCAGCACTACCCAAATACGCTTCGCGAAACGCAGCATCAGCGGCGCTCCGTTCCTGGCCCA from Mycobacterium sp. JS623 encodes:
- a CDS encoding MmpS family transport accessory protein, producing the protein MLRFAKRIWVVLVILLVVMIAVFVVGRFRGFFGHTVLTKPGAGLVNDPEPFNPKVVKYEIFGTGSVATINYLDLDAQPQKALNAPLPWELTLTTTAPAASPNIIAQSDGGTISCRITVDGVVKDERTTNGVNAQTFCLVKSA